Proteins from a single region of Planktothrix tepida PCC 9214:
- a CDS encoding CHAT domain-containing protein: MNSKRQKAYFDFIQTLLNSPTNKTMEIVSVNRDLIDSGLVQMMEQIATELLDRGKVSNEALVNWAKIQNYLASFYVNFLPGDRSNNIEKSLIYCEKALPIIHREKFPREWASLKKSLGFVYFNRIRGDRSENLELAIHHCSEALEVCTSENFPDVWAATQLGLGKAYRQRIRGEQLDNQEQAIRCFTATLKVYTPEEFPLLWMSSQGFLAELYSIRLKGNKAENIEQAIHYYENCLSVLTPEAFSEQWALTQATLGEAYFYRNHGNKAKNIKQAITHYKNALQVYTYEAFPEQWAMTQYGLGIAYRHRILRKSSEKTELAISCFQNALRVYTREEFPEDWAGVQLRLGNEISNRISEDRPNHIEQAIVCYKNALQIYTDELFPEEWATTQHDLALAYLERLQGDRAENQEKAIICVKKSLQVCNHEVLQKLWILSQNTLAAIYQQRLHGIRSKNLEFAIACCHQVLQIDTQTKFPDLWARTQNILGNVYLKKLDGQRDENIEQSIICFENALQVITREEFPQDWANIQHNLGCAYIDRILGKRIENLERAITYCESALHVHTRKISPQSWAITQITLGDAYNYRICGDRSQNLEQAITCYKSALLILTSEAFPEDWVNAQNGLAVAYYERICGDRLKNLEQAIVHHKNALQIASREAFPEQWAIIQHNLGNVYQKRVLAGQVEELEQAIACYENALQIFNRKSYPERWAETQISLASACQFPSPNNSAKTREKSIIYYENALQVFTRKAFPEQWAVTQINLGRLYSQHKSGEQSENQAQDITCYENAAQVFTREAFPERWAITQMNIGSAYKERILGERRENLKQALLFYDNASQVFTRKAFPHQWLTLQGNLGQVYEQNGQVAKAIKTFQDALENINSTAFPWENLKIGRDLGNTAFNARLWPEAIQGYAAAIDGLEQVRTYISSELQRQELVASFTTEGIYEKMVQACINDRQLGKALQYAERSRAKQLVDLMASNDFDSGEEILWEIHQYLEEYESLQQQLEYIYIRHRNNLSNTEEMLELGTKSSNPAVIEAEKETIAALETEKQKVWQKLRKLDPVLAGQIQVSPLNLTDMRRLIDNPKTALLSFYTTSSDTHIFVLRQNEINLHTCTGQSIQNLQKWIVEHWLSVYKNDNLTWENNIRNFLTELAQHLQLTKLINDHLKGIEELILVPHIYLHMMPFSAFPIGENKYLGDKFLIRYAPSCQVLDFCKKRPSVETSLKYGTVEDATDDLPCASFECEEIAKLYDIPPQLRLKGSRQATKDNYRQLVKQEQVQVLHSSHHAASNLEQPLGSILLLANGETLTLGELLTPSWRVPDLLEVFLSCCETNLGNPEITDDILTIGFGFLCAGARSVVSTLWSVDELATAIFCILYYQYRKQGMSRPAALQIAQQELRTLTGEKFKTRYKQNLSEMLNLKFNQENGKRDEIAMKIYRAIKRLNSLCSEEYPFSHPMYWAGFTCSGLR, from the coding sequence ATGAATTCAAAGAGGCAAAAAGCCTATTTCGATTTCATCCAAACCTTATTAAACTCTCCTACTAACAAAACAATGGAGATTGTGAGTGTCAACCGAGATTTAATTGACTCTGGCTTAGTACAAATGATGGAACAAATCGCAACCGAACTGCTAGATAGGGGAAAAGTATCAAACGAAGCCTTAGTAAATTGGGCAAAAATTCAAAATTATTTGGCTTCATTTTATGTAAATTTTCTCCCAGGTGATCGCTCTAATAATATTGAAAAATCCTTAATTTACTGTGAGAAAGCTTTGCCGATTATTCATCGTGAAAAATTTCCTAGAGAATGGGCTAGTCTTAAAAAAAGTTTAGGTTTTGTTTACTTTAACCGCATTAGAGGAGACCGATCCGAAAATTTGGAATTAGCAATACATCATTGTTCTGAGGCTTTGGAGGTATGCACCAGTGAAAATTTTCCAGATGTATGGGCAGCGACTCAATTAGGTCTAGGTAAAGCCTATCGTCAGCGCATCAGAGGAGAACAACTGGACAACCAAGAGCAAGCCATAAGATGCTTCACTGCCACTCTCAAAGTGTACACACCTGAAGAATTTCCTTTGCTTTGGATGTCTAGTCAAGGTTTTTTGGCAGAGTTGTACTCTATTAGACTTAAGGGGAACAAAGCTGAAAATATCGAGCAAGCTATCCACTATTATGAAAACTGTTTATCAGTTCTTACTCCTGAAGCTTTTTCGGAACAATGGGCTTTAACACAAGCCACTTTAGGAGAGGCTTACTTCTATCGTAATCACGGAAATAAAGCAAAAAATATTAAGCAAGCAATTACCCATTATAAAAATGCTTTGCAAGTTTATACTTATGAAGCATTTCCCGAACAGTGGGCTATGACTCAATATGGTCTAGGTATTGCCTACAGACACCGTATTTTAAGGAAGTCTTCAGAGAAAACTGAACTAGCGATCTCTTGTTTCCAAAACGCTTTGCGAGTCTATACCCGGGAAGAGTTTCCGGAAGACTGGGCAGGGGTTCAACTTAGATTAGGAAATGAAATTAGCAATCGCATTAGCGAAGATCGACCTAATCATATCGAGCAAGCGATTGTTTGTTATAAAAATGCTTTGCAAATTTATACTGATGAACTATTTCCTGAAGAATGGGCAACAACTCAACATGATCTAGCTCTTGCTTATTTAGAACGTTTGCAAGGTGATCGGGCTGAAAATCAAGAAAAAGCTATTATCTGCGTCAAAAAATCCTTACAGGTGTGTAATCATGAAGTCCTTCAAAAATTGTGGATTTTGAGTCAAAATACTTTGGCAGCAATTTATCAGCAACGCCTTCATGGTATTCGCTCTAAAAATTTAGAATTTGCCATTGCCTGCTGTCATCAAGTCTTACAGATTGATACTCAGACAAAATTTCCGGATCTTTGGGCACGCACTCAAAATATTCTAGGAAATGTCTATCTAAAGAAACTCGATGGACAACGGGATGAAAACATAGAGCAATCAATTATCTGTTTTGAAAATGCTTTACAGGTTATTACTCGTGAAGAATTTCCCCAAGATTGGGCTAATATTCAACATAATTTAGGCTGTGCTTACATAGACCGTATTTTAGGAAAACGTATTGAAAATTTAGAACGAGCTATTACCTACTGTGAAAGTGCCTTGCACGTTCATACCAGAAAAATATCCCCACAAAGTTGGGCGATAACTCAAATAACCTTGGGAGATGCCTACAATTATCGTATCTGCGGGGATCGATCACAGAATTTAGAACAGGCAATTACCTGCTATAAAAGTGCTTTGCTTATACTTACTTCCGAAGCGTTTCCTGAAGATTGGGTAAACGCCCAAAACGGTTTAGCAGTTGCTTACTATGAGCGCATCTGTGGAGATCGACTGAAAAATCTGGAACAGGCCATTGTACATCACAAAAATGCTTTGCAGATTGCTTCCCGTGAAGCTTTTCCAGAACAATGGGCAATAATTCAACATAACTTGGGGAATGTTTATCAAAAGCGGGTTCTTGCAGGTCAAGTGGAAGAGTTAGAACAAGCTATCGCCTGCTACGAAAATGCCCTACAAATTTTTAACCGCAAATCTTACCCAGAGCGATGGGCAGAAACCCAAATAAGCTTGGCAAGTGCCTGCCAATTTCCCTCTCCCAATAACTCAGCCAAAACCAGAGAAAAATCTATCATTTACTACGAAAATGCTTTGCAGGTTTTTACTCGTAAAGCCTTCCCAGAACAATGGGCTGTCACCCAAATTAATCTTGGAAGACTTTACTCTCAGCATAAATCAGGAGAGCAGTCTGAAAACCAAGCTCAAGATATCACTTGCTATGAAAATGCTGCACAAGTTTTTACTCGCGAAGCTTTTCCAGAACGATGGGCAATTACACAAATGAACATAGGAAGTGCTTACAAAGAGCGCATTCTTGGCGAACGAAGAGAAAATCTGAAACAAGCACTTTTATTTTATGACAATGCTTCTCAGGTTTTTACCCGCAAAGCTTTTCCACACCAATGGCTTACGCTTCAAGGTAATTTAGGACAAGTTTACGAACAGAACGGACAAGTTGCGAAAGCCATAAAAACTTTCCAAGATGCCTTAGAGAATATTAATTCTACTGCTTTTCCCTGGGAAAACTTAAAAATTGGGCGAGACTTGGGCAATACGGCTTTTAATGCTAGATTATGGCCAGAAGCAATTCAAGGTTATGCTGCTGCTATTGATGGTCTTGAACAGGTTCGTACTTACATAAGTTCCGAATTACAACGTCAAGAACTGGTGGCTAGTTTCACCACTGAAGGCATATACGAAAAAATGGTGCAAGCTTGTATCAATGATAGACAACTTGGTAAAGCGCTGCAATACGCCGAGCGTTCCCGAGCAAAACAGCTTGTAGATTTAATGGCAAGTAATGATTTTGATTCTGGTGAAGAAATTCTTTGGGAAATTCATCAGTATTTAGAGGAATATGAATCTCTACAACAACAACTTGAATATATCTACATACGTCATAGAAACAATTTAAGCAACACTGAGGAAATGCTTGAACTGGGAACTAAATCAAGCAATCCTGCTGTTATAGAAGCAGAAAAAGAAACCATAGCGGCTTTGGAAACTGAGAAACAAAAGGTCTGGCAAAAACTCCGAAAACTAGACCCAGTGCTGGCTGGACAGATTCAAGTCAGTCCTCTTAACCTGACTGATATGCGACGACTGATCGATAATCCTAAAACTGCTCTCCTCAGTTTCTACACAACTAGCAGCGACACCCATATTTTTGTGCTACGACAAAACGAGATTAACTTACACACCTGTACCGGACAAAGCATACAAAACTTGCAAAAATGGATTGTCGAACACTGGTTATCTGTTTATAAAAATGACAATCTAACTTGGGAAAATAATATTAGAAATTTTTTAACAGAACTCGCTCAACACCTACAACTCACTAAACTAATTAATGATCATTTAAAGGGAATTGAAGAACTGATATTAGTCCCCCATATCTACCTACACATGATGCCTTTTTCTGCTTTCCCCATTGGAGAAAATAAATATTTAGGTGATAAATTTCTTATTCGCTATGCTCCTAGTTGTCAAGTTTTAGACTTTTGCAAAAAACGTCCTTCTGTAGAAACTTCTCTAAAGTATGGTACAGTAGAAGATGCGACTGATGACTTACCCTGTGCTAGTTTTGAATGTGAAGAAATTGCAAAATTGTATGACATTCCCCCTCAGTTGCGCTTAAAAGGAAGTCGCCAAGCTACGAAAGATAACTATCGTCAATTAGTGAAACAGGAGCAAGTTCAAGTTTTGCATTCCAGCCATCATGCTGCATCCAACCTGGAACAACCGTTAGGCTCAATCTTGCTCTTAGCAAATGGTGAGACACTAACATTAGGGGAATTATTAACCCCAAGCTGGCGAGTTCCCGACCTTTTAGAAGTGTTTCTCTCTTGCTGCGAAACGAATTTAGGAAATCCAGAGATTACGGATGATATCTTAACTATTGGGTTTGGGTTTTTATGTGCGGGTGCTAGAAGTGTTGTTAGTACCCTTTGGTCAGTAGATGAATTAGCAACCGCGATATTTTGCATTCTTTATTATCAATATCGAAAACAAGGAATGAGTCGCCCTGCTGCTTTACAAATAGCACAACAAGAACTGCGGACTCTTACTGGAGAAAAATTCAAGACTCGCTACAAACAAAATCTATCAGAAATGCTGAATCTGAAATTTAACCAAGAAAACGGAAAGCGTGATGAAATTGCGATGAAAATCTACAGGGCGATAAAAAGGCTCAACTCTCTTTGTTCTGAAGAATACCCTTTTTCTCATCCGATGTATTGGGCTGGTTTTACTTGTTCTGGTTTGCGGTGA
- a CDS encoding DUF6364 family protein, whose translation MHGSEGEVGVVTLLSTLTIRKEDAMARKRITLSLDEDLLERIKQAAQKDDRKISNEVERILIKHYPPEQNFAQSVTS comes from the coding sequence ATGCACGGTTCTGAAGGAGAGGTAGGAGTGGTAACGCTCCTATCGACTCTAACGATTCGCAAGGAGGATGCAATGGCAAGAAAACGAATTACCTTATCTTTAGATGAAGATTTGCTGGAACGAATCAAACAAGCGGCGCAAAAAGATGACCGCAAAATCAGTAATGAGGTGGAGAGAATCTTAATCAAGCACTATCCCCCAGAGCAGAATTTTGCTCAATCCGTTACCAGTTAA
- a CDS encoding ParB/RepB/Spo0J family partition protein: protein MNTSQTQSLKSFDVIEYVPLNHLKPHPRNEAIYGRNENLTDLMEAIALKGYVRPLLIKTDGTIISGHRRWRTLLALGWEKAPVQVCHFESEDEELFILIAENRQRQQTTVQKIREGMIVEPLARKLRNCYAFQTTPRTSDSEITVSSQNPQHSSMENFPLARFNLNLNGKQMQLTENIVAAIVGLGCGRTYRKGRVAIQAADLLHIDEPKLAEVWLEMMNQQSIDAGYQLAKIPEEKRKMILDAIATGAAKTPKQAKILLKAQTIFNFIDMKAEPDSQSPTSAENQSLTDKPDDIKTTQQECTPAIGTWVIIKIPLVPKERIPQRKWNGFWGRITAVGMTVKVDMGSEILSLLLSDVEVIENPQPDFCQVAERILRLQRFDTVHEFGKMILNRMQKRLSWDAATLTYLDAVEQIELAHRAIEQAF from the coding sequence ATGAATACAAGCCAAACGCAGTCGCTGAAAAGCTTTGATGTGATTGAGTACGTTCCGCTTAATCACCTCAAACCCCATCCCCGCAATGAGGCGATTTACGGTCGCAACGAGAATCTGACGGATTTGATGGAGGCGATCGCCCTTAAAGGTTATGTTCGTCCTTTGCTGATCAAAACCGATGGAACGATTATTAGCGGTCATCGGCGTTGGCGAACCTTGCTGGCGTTGGGGTGGGAAAAAGCTCCGGTTCAAGTCTGTCACTTTGAAAGCGAAGACGAGGAATTATTTATCTTGATTGCAGAAAACCGTCAGCGCCAACAGACAACGGTGCAGAAAATTCGAGAAGGTATGATTGTAGAACCCCTCGCCCGCAAACTCAGAAATTGTTACGCTTTTCAAACTACGCCACGCACTTCCGACTCAGAAATTACAGTTTCATCCCAAAACCCTCAACATTCTTCAATGGAAAATTTTCCATTGGCGAGGTTTAATTTGAATTTGAATGGAAAACAAATGCAACTGACTGAGAATATTGTGGCAGCGATTGTGGGGTTAGGCTGTGGCAGAACTTACAGAAAAGGGCGTGTAGCGATTCAAGCGGCGGATCTCCTCCACATCGATGAACCTAAACTGGCAGAGGTTTGGCTGGAGATGATGAATCAGCAAAGTATTGATGCGGGGTATCAGTTGGCGAAGATACCAGAGGAGAAACGGAAAATGATTCTTGATGCGATCGCCACCGGTGCAGCAAAAACCCCCAAACAAGCTAAAATTTTGCTCAAAGCGCAGACAATTTTTAACTTCATTGATATGAAAGCAGAACCCGATTCACAATCCCCAACTTCCGCAGAAAATCAATCCCTAACCGACAAACCAGATGATATTAAAACAACTCAACAAGAATGCACTCCCGCCATTGGAACTTGGGTGATCATTAAAATTCCTTTAGTACCGAAAGAGAGAATTCCTCAACGGAAATGGAATGGATTTTGGGGTCGAATTACAGCCGTAGGAATGACCGTCAAGGTTGATATGGGAAGCGAGATTTTATCGCTGCTTTTATCTGATGTTGAAGTGATTGAAAATCCTCAACCAGATTTTTGCCAAGTTGCAGAGCGAATTCTCAGATTGCAACGCTTTGATACTGTGCATGAGTTTGGAAAAATGATCTTAAACCGAATGCAAAAACGGTTGTCTTGGGATGCAGCCACTTTAACTTATCTTGATGCAGTCGAACAAATTGAATTAGCACATCGAGCTATTGAACAAGCGTTTTAG
- a CDS encoding AAA family ATPase, whose amino-acid sequence MKIISLQVKNNFLGWDFNEIKFSSNLILLVGISGAGKTQILRAIIDLRHIANGKAINGFEWEIIFSTVDGTEFVWEGSFATVEKNQLNFDDAEKENQDDKEKPSLIYEKLSSKDEILSERNQEEIKFRNSPMPKLSSHQSIIYIFKEEPIIKKAFDALNKIEYRDHTRHGGFPLRIQEKSLHSLKSKYKTLESIVNSDEDIRTKLYLTYENKLDIFDKIKLTFIEIFPQVENIKIEPLETDDVLKKISDNVPVIYIKQKAVHKWIREDRMSSGMLRTIIHISEIFLANEGSVILIDEFENSLGINCIDILTDDLIHENKTLQFIATSHHPYIINNIPYEYWKIVTRQGGHISICNASDYHLGKSKQDAFIQLTRILEQQS is encoded by the coding sequence ATGAAGATTATTTCATTGCAAGTAAAGAATAACTTTTTGGGTTGGGATTTTAATGAAATCAAGTTTTCATCAAATTTAATCCTTTTAGTAGGTATATCAGGTGCAGGCAAAACCCAAATTCTACGTGCCATTATCGATTTAAGACATATTGCAAATGGAAAAGCTATAAATGGGTTTGAATGGGAAATCATATTTTCTACCGTAGATGGGACTGAATTTGTTTGGGAAGGTAGCTTTGCTACTGTTGAAAAAAATCAACTCAATTTTGATGATGCTGAAAAAGAAAACCAAGATGATAAAGAAAAGCCATCATTAATTTATGAGAAACTAAGTTCAAAAGATGAGATTTTAAGTGAGCGAAACCAAGAAGAAATAAAGTTTAGAAATAGCCCCATGCCCAAACTTTCTTCCCATCAATCAATAATATATATTTTTAAAGAAGAACCTATTATTAAGAAAGCCTTTGATGCCTTAAATAAAATAGAATATCGTGACCACACAAGACACGGTGGTTTCCCCCTTAGAATTCAGGAAAAATCTTTGCATTCTCTTAAAAGCAAGTATAAAACTTTAGAGAGTATAGTAAATAGTGATGAAGATATTAGGACTAAACTGTATCTGACTTATGAAAATAAATTAGATATTTTTGATAAGATTAAATTGACATTTATTGAAATTTTTCCACAAGTGGAAAATATAAAGATTGAACCACTTGAAACAGATGATGTACTAAAAAAAATCTCTGACAATGTTCCTGTTATTTATATCAAACAAAAAGCTGTCCACAAATGGATTAGAGAAGATAGGATGTCTTCTGGTATGTTACGCACAATTATTCATATTAGTGAAATTTTTCTTGCCAATGAAGGGTCGGTAATATTGATTGATGAATTTGAGAATAGTTTAGGGATAAATTGTATTGACATATTGACTGATGACCTTATCCACGAAAATAAAACCTTACAATTTATTGCCACCAGTCATCACCCTTACATTATCAATAATATTCCGTATGAATATTGGAAAATAGTGACCCGGCAGGGCGGACACATTAGCATTTGTAATGCTTCAGATTATCATCTGGGTAAATCTAAACAAGACGCATTTATTCAATTAACTAGAATTCTCGAACAACAGTCGTAA
- a CDS encoding type IV secretory system conjugative DNA transfer family protein yields MNNFNPILAQTSQKTEQPLPLFSLDFKGLFQEYNNPEGYLTLGMFIVLLVASRFIGGSRGKITTGKQCGTLEKVGATRLALQQIKENKHNKVTLWCGSPRYWWRGLKLRGFVATFQTALGASPTVWLPHAERSILVIGAPGSGKTFSTIDRAIESAMVQGFPILLYDKKGDQLKLHAPLAARYGYKVWVFAPGEAYSGVINPLDFMKSPQDSVMAGEIGQVINRNASSNQGKSDEFFSKAGDLLAKALLQLVKGSKYPDMAMLYAILRLPNLVKRLDYAIQSRQIDEWVATSFNQFLSAKDAEKTISGILTTAAGTFSNFIQADLLRAFLGKSDIPTRLEGRQMIIFKLDDERRSVVGPLLAAAIHLLVVSNLSRPRKDPLIISLDEFPSIRLERMPQWINEYRSNGACFLLGIQSLEQLYEGYGEKMGAAIASACSTHILFNPGNTDTAKKYSERYGDQEVLIKSKSTSRSFGGQSASNRSISWNESLQKMPLFSIDEILRFPQGRCVITNPGYSSGGEGSIPYALTIPIPKADLKRKDESEALWDEQVRPRLESRVKLTDLEGLTAALYERIEEAERMLPLPDPGGNVPPQSPDTLEVNRNYGSDPLDAIAHQTGRSKRVFSAGGIGKREE; encoded by the coding sequence ATGAATAATTTTAATCCGATTTTGGCTCAGACTTCTCAAAAAACAGAACAACCCCTTCCTTTATTTTCACTAGATTTTAAAGGATTGTTTCAAGAGTATAATAACCCAGAAGGATATTTAACCCTAGGGATGTTTATTGTTCTACTGGTAGCCTCTCGATTTATAGGCGGAAGTCGAGGAAAAATCACCACCGGAAAACAATGTGGAACCCTGGAAAAAGTAGGTGCAACTCGGTTAGCACTTCAACAAATTAAAGAGAATAAACATAATAAAGTAACGTTGTGGTGTGGGAGTCCTCGCTATTGGTGGCGGGGATTAAAATTAAGAGGTTTTGTAGCAACTTTTCAAACTGCTTTAGGAGCTAGTCCAACGGTTTGGTTACCCCATGCAGAACGCTCAATTTTAGTGATAGGAGCGCCGGGATCTGGTAAAACATTTTCAACGATTGATCGAGCAATTGAAAGTGCAATGGTGCAAGGATTTCCGATTCTTCTTTATGATAAAAAAGGAGATCAACTTAAACTTCATGCTCCTTTAGCCGCGCGTTACGGTTATAAAGTTTGGGTGTTTGCACCTGGGGAAGCTTATTCCGGTGTAATTAATCCCCTCGATTTTATGAAATCTCCTCAAGATTCTGTAATGGCGGGAGAAATTGGTCAAGTTATTAATCGTAATGCAAGTTCTAATCAAGGAAAAAGTGATGAATTTTTCTCAAAAGCGGGAGATTTATTAGCGAAAGCTTTACTACAATTAGTGAAAGGTTCAAAGTATCCTGATATGGCAATGCTGTATGCAATTTTGAGGTTGCCGAATTTAGTCAAAAGGCTTGATTATGCGATTCAATCTCGGCAAATTGATGAGTGGGTAGCCACGAGTTTTAATCAGTTTTTGAGTGCGAAAGATGCGGAAAAAACCATCTCAGGAATTCTAACAACCGCCGCCGGAACGTTTAGTAATTTTATTCAAGCTGATTTACTGCGAGCTTTTTTGGGGAAATCGGATATTCCGACTCGGCTTGAAGGTCGTCAAATGATCATTTTTAAACTTGATGATGAGCGACGCTCTGTTGTTGGGCCTTTGTTGGCGGCGGCTATTCACTTGTTAGTAGTTTCTAATTTAAGTCGTCCCCGAAAAGATCCGTTGATTATTTCATTGGATGAATTTCCATCGATTCGATTAGAACGGATGCCACAATGGATTAATGAATATCGTTCTAATGGAGCTTGTTTTCTGTTAGGAATTCAAAGTTTGGAACAACTTTATGAAGGATATGGGGAGAAAATGGGAGCAGCGATCGCCTCTGCTTGCAGTACCCACATTCTATTTAACCCTGGGAATACGGACACGGCAAAAAAATATTCAGAGCGTTATGGTGATCAAGAAGTTTTGATCAAAAGTAAGTCTACCAGTCGTTCTTTTGGCGGTCAATCTGCCAGTAATCGCTCAATTAGTTGGAACGAATCTCTACAAAAAATGCCTTTATTTTCCATTGACGAAATTTTGCGATTTCCCCAAGGACGATGTGTGATTACTAATCCCGGTTACAGTTCCGGTGGCGAAGGGTCGATTCCTTACGCACTGACTATTCCTATTCCTAAAGCGGATTTGAAGCGCAAAGATGAAAGTGAGGCGTTGTGGGATGAACAAGTTAGACCTCGTTTGGAAAGCCGGGTTAAATTGACTGATCTGGAGGGACTTACCGCCGCATTATACGAGCGCATTGAGGAGGCTGAACGGATGTTACCGTTACCTGATCCGGGGGGAAATGTTCCCCCGCAATCGCCAGACACATTGGAGGTAAACCGCAATTACGGCTCAGATCCTTTAGATGCGATCGCTCATCAGACAGGACGTTCTAAACGAGTGTTTTCCGCTGGGGGGATTGGGAAACGCGAAGAGTGA
- a CDS encoding DUF5895 domain-containing protein codes for MVKTNGKVRAKSSTNLKMAEDQTSLQPENLNFEIDSELLESRYNFVRRPILPYGIVVNEQVAGILIPEDQLEKANWLVFPTDEEMTTISLTEDVTGLLLSKCRFCVLAFIPEYIRYKNDIPDLGGSVVGLYEEYKSQLNKKTMDVVSEHALVFLDEMNRPLHNNPIVVRFKNVALWSFKAVREEFYRLLEKAFSDYLHIPFSSKNDKWRSLGILDVQFKGVKEGEGSNKSYCCKTVSYIKPTVNNFPSLYLGKTQQKKSIWGLHDTILGFTETPALPGTSEPQIQVLPPSFAEEELGKKAIASSKPPRKIIASVVEEDDEFDEDLDLDEFDEDLDLDQDE; via the coding sequence ATGGTTAAGACGAATGGTAAAGTTAGAGCTAAAAGCTCTACGAATCTAAAAATGGCTGAAGATCAAACTTCTTTACAGCCCGAAAACCTTAATTTTGAAATTGACTCAGAACTTTTAGAATCCCGTTACAATTTTGTTAGACGACCCATTCTTCCCTATGGGATTGTTGTTAATGAACAAGTTGCGGGTATTTTGATTCCCGAAGATCAATTAGAAAAAGCGAATTGGTTAGTTTTCCCAACCGATGAGGAAATGACAACCATTAGTTTAACAGAAGACGTAACGGGTTTATTACTGTCTAAATGTCGCTTTTGTGTATTAGCATTTATTCCTGAATACATTCGTTATAAAAACGATATTCCTGATTTAGGAGGTAGTGTTGTTGGCTTGTATGAAGAATACAAAAGTCAACTGAACAAAAAGACAATGGATGTTGTGAGTGAACACGCGCTCGTCTTTTTAGATGAAATGAACCGTCCTTTACACAATAATCCGATTGTTGTTAGGTTTAAGAATGTTGCATTGTGGAGTTTTAAGGCGGTTCGAGAAGAATTTTATCGCTTACTGGAGAAAGCCTTTTCTGACTACTTGCATATTCCGTTTAGTAGCAAAAACGATAAATGGCGCAGTCTGGGTATTCTTGATGTACAATTCAAGGGAGTTAAGGAAGGTGAAGGTTCTAATAAAAGCTACTGCTGTAAAACTGTTAGCTATATTAAGCCAACCGTTAACAATTTTCCTTCCCTCTATTTAGGAAAAACTCAGCAGAAAAAGTCAATTTGGGGGCTGCATGATACCATTTTAGGGTTTACAGAAACACCTGCATTACCTGGAACATCTGAACCTCAAATTCAAGTTCTTCCTCCCTCTTTTGCTGAAGAAGAACTTGGGAAAAAAGCAATCGCTTCCTCTAAACCTCCTCGTAAGATTATTGCATCTGTTGTTGAAGAAGATGATGAGTTTGATGAAGATTTAGATTTGGATGAATTTGATGAAGATCTTGATCTAGATCAGGATGAATAA